CCTGATCCGCCTCGCGGCGGAGATGGGTTGCCTGTTCAGCATCGACACCGATGCGCACGCACCCGGGCAGCTGGACTGGCAGGGCTACGGATGTGAGCGCGCGATCGCCAACGATGTCGCCGCGGAACGGGTCGTCAACACCTGGACGCTCGACGATCTGCTGGAGTTCACCGGCCGGTGAGCGACGGCCCGGTCAGAGAATCGCGAACGCGACGACCAGCCCGATCGCCAGATGCGCGGCGGCCACCAGCAGCGACTGGATCTGGTAGGTGGGCGATTTGAGCAGGTCACCGATATGCAGGCCGACCAGCCATTCCAGCAGCCGGATGGAGATCACCTGGGCGAGGATTCCCACCAGCCCGTAGATCCCGGTGCCGATCAGGCCCTCGGCGAGCCGGCCGCCCGAGGAGTAGATCGCCAGCACCACGATCAGCGCCATGCTCACCATGCCCGCGGAGGCGATGACG
The genomic region above belongs to Nocardia spumae and contains:
- a CDS encoding DUF350 domain-containing protein codes for the protein MSSTLALESGYWSSIGHGVGAIALYAVLGLALMLIGFQAIDSSTPGPLRKMVAAGNPNAVVIASAGMVSMALIVVLAIYSSGGRLAEGLIGTGIYGLVGILAQVISIRLLEWLVGLHIGDLLKSPTYQIQSLLVAAAHLAIGLVVAFAIL